A part of Thermococcus sp. SY098 genomic DNA contains:
- a CDS encoding serine/threonine-protein kinase, with translation MDDDILEGLVKLFVFIVIVSAIFGRAAGFIIFIVMVMWFGHLIKHLLKDVSKSRRYKRRYPKTVPPVPPVPKEDMKELLRKSVIIELPPKVHAGEEIPLRIGFRNLLRGTINVEIDLGDLSRHLDLSSTRVYFRAVGPGEYVSQTVTAVPRGRGRVSAKVLVRSGMVSAKVKVRTEIIERPMTERKTPVPAPVPVPTGNRQDSTGGTPRTPLEELFARYRKVEPIGEGGFARVYRAEKHDGSVVALKVPLSLTEEGGKTFLREVRNWSLLSHPNIVELHDYNIFPLPYLEMEYCETSLAKLEKPLSPEKAARIIFDVAEGLKYAHSKGVVHRDLKPSNILLKGRRAKVSDWGLSKLLKESRTTHTVSFTPLYAAPEQISSRFGGTDERTDIWQIGAVLYELLTGRPPFEGEDFVEVASKITLEEPVPPGQLNPDAKPLEPVVMKCLAKNKEERYQSVEELQRDLAEFLGKNYRENLSKSVSINDMSRSAYYAGELFLLYLKLNDLVNALKYADDLAHYARGEVREELLALREQLRLRLENGLDVPEELVEKAEIIVHKIKLGFEGV, from the coding sequence ATGGACGACGACATCCTGGAGGGCCTCGTCAAGCTCTTCGTGTTTATAGTCATAGTATCCGCCATCTTCGGGAGGGCGGCCGGATTTATAATATTCATCGTGATGGTCATGTGGTTTGGACACCTGATAAAACACCTGCTCAAGGACGTTTCGAAGTCCAGAAGGTACAAGAGGCGGTATCCCAAAACGGTTCCGCCAGTTCCTCCGGTACCGAAGGAGGACATGAAGGAGCTCCTCCGCAAGTCGGTGATAATCGAGCTTCCACCCAAGGTCCACGCTGGGGAGGAGATACCCCTCAGGATTGGCTTTAGGAACCTGCTCAGGGGCACCATAAACGTCGAGATAGACCTCGGCGACCTCTCCAGGCACCTCGACCTCAGCTCCACGAGGGTGTACTTCAGGGCCGTCGGGCCCGGGGAGTACGTCTCTCAGACCGTCACCGCCGTTCCGAGGGGACGGGGCAGGGTCAGCGCCAAGGTCCTGGTTCGCTCAGGCATGGTAAGCGCCAAGGTGAAAGTGCGAACCGAAATAATCGAGAGACCTATGACAGAACGCAAAACCCCCGTTCCTGCCCCAGTCCCTGTTCCCACAGGGAATAGACAGGACTCTACCGGCGGCACTCCCCGCACCCCGCTGGAGGAGCTCTTCGCGAGGTACAGGAAGGTCGAGCCCATCGGTGAGGGCGGCTTTGCGAGGGTTTACCGGGCGGAGAAGCACGATGGGAGCGTTGTCGCCCTAAAAGTCCCGCTCAGTCTGACGGAGGAGGGGGGCAAGACATTCCTCAGGGAGGTAAGGAACTGGTCGCTCCTCAGCCACCCGAACATAGTCGAGCTCCACGACTACAACATATTCCCCCTCCCCTATCTTGAGATGGAGTACTGCGAGACGAGTCTTGCGAAGCTCGAAAAGCCCCTCAGTCCCGAAAAGGCCGCGAGGATAATCTTCGACGTTGCGGAGGGGCTGAAGTACGCCCATTCCAAAGGCGTAGTCCACCGCGACCTCAAGCCGAGCAACATCCTGCTCAAGGGCAGGAGGGCCAAGGTGAGCGACTGGGGGCTCAGCAAGCTCCTCAAGGAGAGCAGGACGACCCACACGGTCAGCTTCACACCGCTCTATGCTGCCCCGGAGCAGATAAGCTCCCGCTTCGGCGGAACCGATGAGAGGACTGACATCTGGCAGATAGGGGCGGTTCTCTACGAGCTGCTTACCGGGAGGCCTCCCTTCGAGGGGGAGGACTTCGTCGAGGTGGCGTCGAAGATAACCCTTGAGGAGCCAGTGCCGCCGGGTCAGCTGAACCCCGATGCGAAGCCCCTTGAACCGGTCGTGATGAAGTGCCTCGCGAAGAACAAGGAGGAGCGCTACCAGTCGGTTGAGGAGCTCCAGAGGGATTTGGCCGAGTTCCTTGGGAAGAACTACCGCGAGAACCTCAGCAAAAGCGTTTCAATCAACGACATGTCAAGGAGCGCCTACTACGCGGGCGAGCTGTTCCTCCTGTACCTGAAGCTCAACGACCTTGTTAATGCACTCAAGTACGCCGACGACCTGGCTCACTACGCGAGGGGAGAGGTGAGGGAAGAACTGCTCGCTTTAAGGGAGCAGCTCAGGCTCCGCCTTGAGAACGGCCTCGATGTTCCCGAGGAGCTGGTCGAGAAGGCCGAGATAATCGTCCACAAGATAAAGCTTGGATTCGAGGGGGTGTGA
- a CDS encoding chromosome assembly protein, with protein MGILDRFRKNPIEKLSLRELQEEEIRLRNRLERTKKEIERIEKKKKQLFQEGIGADVLKKKMLAQEIKSLDMEQKLRLRDFTTAQKQYTFVKNLIVVKKYEKELRKIGLWDKLSKVEPEQLESVLVKVSLDGREFDEMVENLNRVFEMDIAEFERTEDQTERELMEAWAKVETGEADVEEVTEKIASPKLERETEEEL; from the coding sequence ATGGGAATACTCGACAGGTTTAGGAAGAACCCGATTGAAAAGCTCTCCCTTAGGGAGCTTCAGGAAGAGGAGATAAGGCTGAGAAACAGGCTTGAGCGGACGAAGAAGGAGATAGAGCGCATAGAGAAGAAAAAGAAGCAGCTCTTCCAGGAGGGCATCGGGGCGGACGTGCTCAAGAAGAAGATGCTCGCCCAGGAGATCAAGAGCCTCGACATGGAGCAGAAGCTCAGGCTGAGGGACTTCACGACGGCACAGAAGCAGTACACCTTCGTCAAGAACCTGATAGTCGTCAAGAAGTACGAGAAGGAGCTCAGGAAGATAGGCCTCTGGGACAAGCTCTCCAAAGTTGAGCCCGAGCAGCTGGAAAGCGTGCTCGTCAAGGTGAGCCTCGACGGCAGGGAGTTCGACGAGATGGTCGAGAACCTGAACAGGGTCTTCGAGATGGACATAGCCGAGTTTGAGAGAACGGAGGACCAGACCGAGAGGGAGCTCATGGAGGCTTGGGCCAAGGTCGAGACCGGCGAAGCGGACGTTGAGGAAGTGACGGAGAAGATAGCCTCACCCAAGCTTGAGAGGGAGACGGAGGAGGAGCTGTGA
- a CDS encoding DUF302 domain-containing protein has product MKGEMNEMENGGMKGHGKMGGMKGMKGKGKMKGGCKGKGHHGMHGMKGMEGQKEYSYLREVETGFDETVARVKEELKKEGFGVLSEVRVDRLFKEKLDLDMEPYVILGACNPKFSSQLIGIDINSGSFLPCNLIVYVKGGKTYVGLLLPTRAMSITGNDELLKVASEVEEILKGVVDRV; this is encoded by the coding sequence ATGAAAGGCGAAATGAATGAAATGGAAAACGGCGGAATGAAGGGCCACGGGAAAATGGGTGGCATGAAGGGAATGAAAGGCAAAGGAAAAATGAAAGGAGGATGTAAGGGCAAGGGCCACCACGGCATGCACGGGATGAAAGGAATGGAAGGGCAGAAGGAGTACTCCTACCTCCGCGAGGTCGAGACAGGCTTTGACGAGACCGTGGCGAGGGTCAAGGAAGAGCTGAAGAAGGAGGGCTTCGGTGTCCTCAGCGAGGTCAGGGTTGACCGGCTTTTCAAGGAGAAGCTCGACCTTGACATGGAGCCCTACGTTATCCTCGGTGCCTGCAACCCGAAGTTCTCAAGCCAGCTCATAGGCATCGACATCAACAGCGGCTCGTTCCTTCCGTGCAACCTGATAGTCTACGTGAAGGGCGGAAAGACCTACGTGGGGCTTCTGCTCCCGACTCGGGCCATGAGCATAACCGGGAACGACGAGCTGTTGAAGGTCGCCTCAGAGGTCGAGGAGATACTGAAGGGCGTCGTTGACAGGGTTTGA
- a CDS encoding heavy metal translocating P-type ATPase, whose protein sequence is MPKKLKLEGLDCASCAYEIEEALKKEGFEFALVNFTTKEAIIEGDIEKAKEIIKRVEPGVKIIEKEEHEHEHDHHDHDDPKRMLYFIIPSLLLFAVGIVLRYYYNYDNPFVFGIFVVSYLLVGWKVLRNAFVNSIHGNVFDENFLIAIATLGAFAIHEYPEAVGVMLFYIVGEFFQDLAVNRSRRSIRALLALKAEYANLKVGDKIVRVKPEELKVGDIIVIKPGERVPVDGVIIEGSSSVDTSALTGESVPRTVKEGEEILSGMVNLSGLLTVKVTKELKESTISRILELVENASARKAKTEKFITRFAHYYTPAVVGLAVLIALVPPFVFGEPFSKWVYRALVLLVISCPCALVLSIPLGYFGGIGRAARDGILVKGSNFLDALSSASIVAFDKTGTLTKGVFKVTKIETRNGFSEEEIIKFAALAEAHSNHPIAKAIKEAYGKEINGAEIVEYEEIAGHGVRAKIDGIEVMVGNDRLLHRFNIEHDTCRVKGTVAHVVINGKYAGYIIISDEIKEDAPVAVRELKRLGVRKVVMVTGDNKDVAAEIARQLGLDGFYAELLPEDKVKVIEALEKEKAPNEKIVFVGDGINDAPVLARADVGVAMGALGSDAAIETADVVIMDDKPSKLPRGIRIARKTQRIVWQNIIFALGVKLAFISLGILGEATMWEAVFADVGVALIAVFNAMRILR, encoded by the coding sequence ATGCCGAAGAAGCTTAAATTGGAGGGACTTGACTGCGCAAGCTGTGCTTATGAAATAGAGGAGGCTTTAAAGAAGGAGGGCTTCGAGTTTGCCCTGGTCAACTTCACCACCAAAGAAGCCATAATAGAAGGGGACATCGAAAAGGCAAAGGAGATAATAAAGAGGGTTGAGCCCGGGGTTAAGATCATCGAAAAGGAGGAGCATGAGCATGAACACGATCATCACGATCACGACGACCCGAAGAGGATGCTCTACTTCATAATCCCCTCGCTCCTGCTGTTTGCCGTAGGGATAGTCCTGAGGTACTACTACAACTACGACAACCCTTTTGTGTTCGGGATATTTGTGGTGAGCTACCTCCTCGTTGGGTGGAAGGTTCTCAGGAACGCCTTTGTGAACTCAATCCACGGCAACGTCTTTGACGAGAACTTCCTCATAGCCATAGCCACGCTGGGAGCGTTTGCCATTCATGAATATCCCGAAGCTGTGGGAGTTATGCTCTTCTACATCGTGGGTGAGTTCTTCCAGGACTTAGCGGTTAACAGGTCGAGGCGCTCCATCAGGGCACTGCTGGCATTAAAGGCGGAGTACGCAAACCTCAAGGTGGGCGATAAGATAGTAAGAGTCAAGCCCGAAGAGCTTAAAGTGGGAGACATAATTGTCATAAAGCCAGGTGAGAGGGTTCCTGTTGATGGAGTTATCATCGAGGGAAGCTCAAGCGTTGATACCTCTGCTTTAACTGGGGAGAGCGTTCCGAGGACTGTGAAGGAAGGGGAGGAAATCCTCTCGGGAATGGTAAACCTGAGCGGTCTTTTGACGGTCAAAGTTACAAAAGAGCTCAAGGAATCAACCATTTCGAGAATTCTTGAGCTTGTGGAGAACGCAAGCGCGAGAAAAGCGAAGACGGAGAAGTTCATAACACGCTTTGCCCACTACTATACGCCAGCTGTCGTCGGACTCGCGGTGCTTATAGCTTTAGTTCCCCCGTTTGTCTTCGGCGAGCCCTTCTCGAAGTGGGTATACAGAGCACTGGTGCTCCTCGTCATCTCGTGCCCGTGTGCGCTTGTCCTCTCAATTCCGCTCGGCTACTTCGGGGGTATTGGAAGAGCAGCAAGGGATGGAATACTCGTCAAGGGCTCCAACTTCCTCGATGCCCTGAGCAGTGCTTCAATAGTTGCCTTTGACAAGACCGGAACGCTGACAAAGGGCGTTTTTAAGGTCACAAAAATCGAGACAAGGAACGGCTTCAGCGAGGAGGAGATAATAAAGTTCGCAGCTCTGGCGGAGGCGCACTCAAACCACCCGATAGCCAAGGCGATAAAGGAGGCCTATGGAAAGGAAATCAACGGGGCGGAGATAGTCGAGTACGAGGAAATAGCGGGGCACGGTGTCAGGGCAAAGATAGACGGCATTGAGGTCATGGTGGGCAACGACAGGCTTTTGCACCGCTTTAACATCGAGCACGACACGTGCCGCGTTAAGGGAACAGTAGCTCACGTTGTAATAAACGGAAAGTATGCGGGCTATATAATAATCTCAGACGAGATAAAGGAAGATGCTCCGGTTGCGGTGAGGGAACTCAAACGCCTTGGTGTTAGGAAGGTCGTTATGGTTACAGGAGACAACAAAGATGTTGCGGCTGAGATAGCGAGGCAACTTGGGTTGGACGGCTTCTATGCAGAGCTCCTGCCGGAGGACAAGGTAAAGGTCATTGAGGCGCTTGAGAAGGAAAAAGCACCCAACGAGAAAATAGTTTTCGTAGGAGACGGCATAAATGATGCTCCTGTTTTGGCAAGGGCTGATGTGGGGGTTGCCATGGGAGCCTTGGGTAGCGACGCGGCAATAGAGACTGCAGATGTCGTTATAATGGACGACAAGCCATCCAAGCTGCCGAGGGGCATCAGGATAGCCAGGAAGACGCAGAGGATAGTATGGCAGAACATAATCTTCGCCCTCGGGGTAAAGTTAGCGTTCATAAGCCTTGGGATCCTCGGAGAGGCGACGATGTGGGAGGCGGTCTTTGCCGACGTTGGCGTAGCGTTAATAGCGGTCTTCAACGCGATGAGGATTCTGAGGTGA
- a CDS encoding ArsR/SmtB family transcription factor: MTEVCKVYEEHLDKILKAREKLPEEELILEISDFFDALGNPTRLKILFALLEDELCTCDLSNITGLSVSAISHQLRILKDRKIVTYRKDGKNVFYRLDDEHIREILKVALKHMEE, from the coding sequence ATGACAGAAGTGTGTAAGGTGTATGAAGAACATCTTGATAAAATTCTCAAAGCCAGAGAAAAACTGCCTGAGGAGGAGTTAATCTTGGAAATCTCGGATTTTTTTGATGCATTGGGGAATCCAACGAGGCTTAAAATACTCTTCGCTCTCCTTGAAGATGAGCTTTGCACCTGTGATCTTTCCAACATCACAGGCCTTTCAGTCTCAGCTATCTCTCACCAGCTGAGAATCCTGAAGGACAGGAAAATCGTGACCTACAGGAAAGACGGTAAGAACGTCTTTTATCGCTTGGATGACGAGCATATAAGGGAGATTTTGAAGGTCGCGTTAAAGCACATGGAGGAATAA
- a CDS encoding SLC13 family permease: protein MCAKRELFLALLLLLYVLLLIVDNSLLGRTLKLVDYESLSAIVSLIMVSRGLELSGVFTRIAPYIIQLSDGDEKRFLFIMIVIVSFSSSLIMNDTAMFVFIPLIMTMSKIAEVDVKKAVSLTAIAANVGSALTPIGNPQNIIMWRVYRISVHEFILTMLPYVSLWVFILLLFVSMGKSKKSFRVLTMPDVKLNKTLMFSSATLLFVDVVLIQLGHALWALPLTIAILAIAERRILLSIDIALIITFAFIFIDFKELSMLMRAFNILPPLKSSISVVLLSAGLSQLISNVPATVVLISAGKPEWLPLALGVNLGGTGIVIGSLANLIALRISGIGIRDFHKYSIPYFPIALGISILVVSV from the coding sequence TTGTGTGCCAAAAGAGAGTTGTTCCTTGCTCTTTTGTTATTACTATATGTATTGCTATTAATTGTAGATAACTCCCTGCTTGGAAGAACCCTAAAACTCGTTGATTATGAAAGTCTTTCAGCGATAGTATCCCTCATTATGGTATCAAGAGGTCTTGAACTTTCTGGTGTTTTCACAAGAATCGCTCCTTACATAATACAGCTTTCAGATGGTGACGAAAAACGCTTTCTGTTTATCATGATAGTCATTGTATCATTCTCATCCTCACTTATAATGAATGATACTGCCATGTTTGTGTTTATTCCCCTTATCATGACCATGTCTAAAATTGCAGAAGTAGACGTGAAAAAAGCAGTTAGCTTAACGGCAATTGCTGCAAATGTAGGGTCAGCATTAACCCCTATCGGAAATCCGCAGAACATAATCATGTGGAGGGTGTATAGGATTTCTGTACATGAATTTATTCTAACAATGCTTCCCTATGTCTCCCTGTGGGTGTTTATTCTGCTTCTGTTTGTGTCTATGGGGAAGAGTAAGAAATCGTTTCGAGTACTCACAATGCCAGATGTGAAGCTTAACAAAACTCTAATGTTTTCATCCGCAACATTGTTATTTGTAGATGTCGTGTTGATTCAACTGGGACATGCACTGTGGGCACTTCCTTTAACTATTGCCATCTTAGCAATTGCTGAGCGAAGGATCTTGCTCTCTATTGATATTGCATTGATTATTACATTTGCTTTTATATTCATCGATTTTAAAGAGCTCTCTATGCTCATGCGTGCTTTTAATATTTTGCCCCCATTAAAAAGTTCCATAAGTGTAGTTCTACTTTCTGCTGGGTTAAGTCAATTGATAAGCAACGTTCCTGCAACTGTGGTTTTGATCTCTGCAGGAAAACCAGAATGGCTCCCTTTGGCACTTGGTGTAAATCTCGGTGGTACTGGAATAGTGATTGGTTCTCTCGCCAATCTTATAGCCCTCCGCATCTCTGGGATTGGTATAAGGGACTTCCATAAATATTCTATTCCATACTTCCCGATTGCTCTGGGGATTTCTATTCTGGTAGTCTCTGTGTAG
- a CDS encoding DMT family transporter has translation MTHHYGYVSALLAALLFGISSTLNKIALRAVHPMIIAGGIYLTAGIVLMLLRFTPLKDKILGRLEFKVKTQEYFSGRDLLLLTLIVLFGSFLAPLSFMFGLNKTTAVNASLLLNTETLFTVLIALLVFKEKVSRRSITGILLILIGAAVISTENFREVELSRGILGNILIILAGFSWAVDNNLSKLLSVKRDLLLVTSLKGLFGGSALLTLASLIGIPFHIPLQSLPYILTVGAFSIGFSIVLFLFALREIGAMKTGAIFSTSSLIGALFAFLILGESFTAIKLFFGVLMFFGVYLLSLE, from the coding sequence ATGACCCATCACTATGGCTATGTGAGCGCTCTCTTAGCGGCTCTGCTCTTTGGAATAAGTTCAACGCTGAATAAGATCGCTCTTAGAGCTGTTCATCCGATGATAATAGCGGGAGGCATTTATCTAACAGCGGGGATAGTTTTAATGCTCCTCCGCTTTACGCCGCTCAAGGACAAAATCCTCGGAAGGCTTGAATTTAAGGTTAAAACTCAGGAATACTTTTCAGGGCGAGACCTCCTGCTGTTGACTCTTATAGTGCTTTTTGGCTCCTTTTTGGCACCTCTTTCGTTCATGTTTGGCTTGAATAAGACAACAGCTGTTAACGCATCTTTGCTCCTCAACACCGAGACGCTGTTCACCGTTTTAATAGCCCTTTTGGTTTTTAAAGAAAAAGTCTCAAGAAGAAGCATTACCGGAATTCTCTTAATCCTAATTGGAGCCGCTGTGATCTCGACGGAGAACTTTAGGGAAGTGGAGCTGAGCAGGGGCATCCTTGGGAACATTTTAATAATCTTGGCAGGTTTTTCATGGGCGGTGGACAACAATTTGAGCAAGCTGTTAAGCGTTAAGAGGGATCTGCTACTGGTAACCTCACTGAAAGGGCTGTTTGGAGGGAGCGCGCTATTAACTCTGGCTTCTTTAATTGGAATTCCCTTCCACATCCCGCTTCAAAGCCTTCCGTACATTTTAACGGTCGGTGCTTTCAGCATAGGCTTTTCCATCGTGCTGTTCCTGTTCGCCTTAAGAGAGATTGGCGCCATGAAGACGGGGGCAATTTTTTCGACTTCCTCTTTAATCGGCGCTCTCTTTGCCTTTCTAATCCTTGGGGAGAGCTTTACTGCGATTAAATTATTTTTTGGCGTTTTGATGTTTTTTGGAGTGTATTTACTTTCTTTGGAGTAA
- a CDS encoding FAD-dependent oxidoreductase, with product MKDRILTHVEALELKTLPESVIIIGGRIQALEFAQIFARAGSEVTVLQRSVRIMPHAEPELAIELEDILRGEGIDVNTSVRIKSLERAGDGVKVHAEVGGKERAFEGEYVFFATGREPNTAGLGLENTDVKTDGRGFVIVDKTLRAGQTIYAAGDVIGEPMLETVAAKEGFTAATNALEGKNVEMDYRVVPRVVFTDPQLASVGLTDREAQKVTKCLCSTVEFSNVPKAIITGEERGLIKMVINAGTGEILGVHILAHNAAEIIHEAVMILRSRMTVDDVVDTLHVFPTMSEAIKLAALSFKGDVSKMPCCAM from the coding sequence GTGAAGGACAGGATTTTAACGCACGTCGAGGCCCTTGAGCTTAAGACACTTCCTGAGTCCGTCATAATTATCGGAGGGAGAATCCAGGCGCTGGAGTTTGCCCAAATCTTCGCGAGGGCCGGGAGCGAGGTGACCGTTTTACAGAGGAGCGTCAGGATAATGCCTCATGCCGAGCCCGAGCTGGCAATAGAGCTTGAGGACATCTTGAGGGGGGAGGGCATTGATGTAAACACCTCCGTTAGAATAAAGTCCCTTGAGAGGGCGGGGGATGGAGTTAAGGTTCATGCCGAAGTTGGGGGAAAGGAAAGGGCGTTTGAAGGGGAATACGTTTTCTTCGCAACGGGGAGGGAGCCCAACACCGCCGGTCTCGGTCTTGAGAACACCGATGTTAAAACAGATGGGAGGGGCTTTGTGATCGTGGATAAGACGCTTAGAGCAGGTCAAACCATCTATGCCGCCGGGGACGTGATAGGTGAGCCCATGTTAGAAACCGTCGCCGCCAAGGAGGGCTTTACCGCCGCGACAAACGCTCTGGAGGGTAAAAACGTTGAGATGGACTACAGGGTGGTGCCGAGGGTCGTCTTTACGGACCCACAGCTTGCCAGCGTTGGTCTAACAGATAGAGAGGCACAAAAAGTCACAAAGTGCCTGTGCAGCACGGTGGAATTCTCAAACGTCCCGAAGGCCATTATAACCGGCGAGGAGAGGGGGCTGATAAAGATGGTCATAAATGCCGGAACCGGCGAAATCCTCGGAGTCCACATCTTAGCCCACAACGCTGCCGAGATAATCCACGAAGCGGTGATGATATTGAGGAGCAGGATGACGGTGGATGATGTTGTAGATACCCTCCACGTCTTCCCGACGATGAGCGAGGCCATAAAGCTTGCCGCACTTTCCTTCAAGGGGGACGTATCAAAAATGCCGTGCTGTGCGATGTGA
- a CDS encoding FAD-dependent oxidoreductase translates to MRKLRREKYENVLEGLDNVDYVSGSARFESNHEALVNGERVEFKRALIATGAKARILPIKGG, encoded by the coding sequence GTGAGGAAGCTCAGGAGAGAGAAGTATGAGAATGTTCTGGAGGGTCTTGATAACGTTGACTACGTCAGCGGTTCCGCGAGGTTCGAATCAAACCATGAGGCCCTGGTGAACGGCGAGAGGGTTGAGTTCAAGAGGGCCCTCATCGCGACAGGGGCGAAGGCGAGAATCCTCCCCATAAAAGGGGGTTGA
- a CDS encoding FAD-dependent oxidoreductase: MDKYDFLIIGGGAAGFAAALKANELGVKTLMVNRGPIGGHA; this comes from the coding sequence ATGGATAAGTACGACTTTCTTATAATAGGAGGAGGTGCTGCAGGTTTTGCCGCGGCTTTAAAAGCCAATGAGCTTGGAGTAAAAACCCTCATGGTCAACAGGGGCCCAATAGGGGGACATGCGTAA
- a CDS encoding YHS domain-containing protein, whose product MPIDPVCGMEVGEETEFKVEYGGKVYYFCSPHCKAQFEANPEKFIKEGHMEHGHKMNSHGHGHGHKRHGCCH is encoded by the coding sequence ATGCCTATAGATCCAGTTTGTGGGATGGAAGTTGGTGAAGAGACGGAATTTAAAGTGGAATATGGAGGGAAGGTTTACTACTTCTGCTCCCCTCACTGCAAAGCCCAGTTTGAGGCAAACCCGGAGAAGTTTATCAAGGAGGGGCACATGGAGCACGGACACAAGATGAACTCCCACGGACATGGCCACGGTCACAAGAGGCATGGCTGTTGCCACTGA
- a CDS encoding heavy-metal-associated domain-containing protein gives MAKVVLKIKNMSCGHCAMTIKRALEKIGAKADVSLEEKMAVVEYDESKLRVEDLINAVAKFGYEAEVI, from the coding sequence ATGGCGAAGGTTGTTTTAAAGATCAAGAACATGAGCTGCGGACACTGTGCAATGACAATTAAGAGGGCTTTGGAAAAAATTGGGGCTAAAGCTGATGTAAGCCTTGAGGAAAAAATGGCTGTAGTTGAATATGATGAGTCAAAGCTCAGGGTTGAGGATTTGATTAATGCCGTTGCAAAGTTTGGTTACGAAGCGGAGGTGATTTAA
- a CDS encoding DUF302 domain-containing protein translates to MKFYYVRRFERDLDELWEELKKKIEEEGFLIVGERIPVSIVEREDGIIADYHVLFICDREVVAELVRLDPNIGALMPCTAFGYVREDGVYIGIGLPSVAWKIAGEKVVELMKPMEEKLKKIIDSL, encoded by the coding sequence ATGAAGTTTTACTACGTTAGAAGATTCGAAAGAGATTTGGATGAGCTTTGGGAAGAGCTTAAAAAGAAAATCGAAGAAGAAGGTTTCCTTATAGTGGGAGAGAGAATCCCGGTAAGCATAGTGGAAAGGGAAGACGGGATTATAGCGGATTACCATGTGCTCTTCATATGCGACCGTGAAGTAGTTGCAGAACTCGTCAGGCTTGATCCCAATATTGGAGCACTAATGCCCTGTACTGCATTTGGCTATGTCAGGGAGGATGGAGTTTACATTGGCATTGGACTTCCGAGCGTTGCTTGGAAAATCGCAGGGGAGAAAGTTGTTGAACTCATGAAACCTATGGAAGAAAAGCTCAAAAAAATAATCGACTCCCTCTAA
- a CDS encoding CoA-binding protein: MKVEEFEKIALVGASKNPAKYGNIILKDLLKKGFKVLPVNPNYDEIEGIRCYKSVEELPKDVDVIVFVIPPKACLQAVKRAVETGFKKLWFQPGAESEEIREFLESHNVDYSFYRCIMVET, encoded by the coding sequence GTGAAAGTTGAGGAATTTGAGAAGATAGCTTTGGTTGGAGCATCGAAAAATCCAGCTAAATACGGGAATATAATACTCAAAGATCTTTTAAAGAAAGGTTTTAAAGTGCTGCCGGTAAATCCAAACTATGACGAGATAGAGGGAATTAGGTGCTATAAAAGTGTCGAGGAGCTCCCCAAAGATGTTGATGTAATAGTTTTTGTGATTCCTCCAAAGGCATGCCTTCAGGCTGTAAAGAGAGCCGTTGAAACTGGTTTCAAAAAGCTGTGGTTCCAGCCAGGCGCTGAGAGTGAGGAAATCAGAGAATTTTTGGAGAGTCACAATGTAGATTATAGCTTTTACAGATGCATAATGGTGGAGACATAG